A region of the Thermithiobacillus plumbiphilus genome:
CCTTCCATGCCGACAATCGTGCCGGCAGCTTCCGGGTTCACCTGGGCAGCGGCGCCTATGATTGCTTTGCCTGCAACGCCAAGGGCGGGGATCTGATTGCCTTCCACATGCACAAGCATGGTCTGGGCTTTGCCGATGCCCTGAAGGACCTGAGCGGCACGCCAGTAGCACGGACACCGGCACCGCGCATTGAGACCAGGCCTAAGCCTGCCGAATCCCCGGAGAGCAGACGCGGGCGCTACCAGCGGATGATGCAGGCGGCCCGGCCCATCGAGGCCAGTGACCCGGCAGCCTGTTACCTGCACGCACGCGGCCTGAGGCTCGCCAGCTTTCCCCGCATGCTGCGCCATGCACCGGCCCTGAGTTACCGCCATGCCGACGACAGCAAGACCTTTCACCCGGCCATGCTGGCAGCGGTCCAGGGCCCGGACGGGCGGCTGGTGAGCATTCACCGCACCTATCTGACTGCCGACGGCGCCAAGGCACCAGTACCCGAGCCCAAGAAGCTGATGCCAGCCATTGCCGAGGGCGCCACCACGGGCGCGGCTATTCGCCTGCATCCTGTTCAGGATGACCGGCTGATCGTGGCCGAGGGCATCGAAACCGCGCTGGCCCTGCACATGCTCACCGGCCGGCCGGCCTGGGCCTGCGTGTCGGCGCCGGGACTGGCATCCGTGATCCTGCCACCCCAAGCCCGAGAAATCATCATCGGCGCCGACCTGGACCGAAGTGCAACCGGCGAGAAAGCCGCGAGAACGCTCCGGGAGCGGCTGCGGGCAGAGGGGCGAAGCGTCCATATCCTGATGCCATCCAAGGCCCACCTGGAGCGCATGGTGGCCCTCAAGGGAGCCATGCCGAAGAGCTGCGATTGGGCGGACGTGCTGAACATGGAGGTCGGGGCATGAGTGTCAGCAGCATGAGCTATGACGAGATCCGGGCACGCTTGGCACCCAACGAGGAACCGACCAATGGCGAGGACTGGCCGGAGGCCCTGCCCCTGCGCCGAGAGATGCCCGAGGGCGACCCTTATCCCCTGGACGTGCTGCCCGGCGTGCTCAAGGGCGCGGCCACGCGAATGCATGAGAGCATCCAGGCCCCGCTTGCCCTGATTGGCCAGTCCATCCTGGGCGGCGCCGTGCTGGCGGTACAGGGGCACGCCAATGTAAGCATCGATGGCCGGCGATTTCCCCTTTCCCTGTTCCTGGGCACCATTGCCGAGTCCGGCGAGCGCAAGACCGCCTGTGATAATGCGGCGCTGGCGCCACACCGAAAGCGCGAAAAGGACCTGAAAGACGAGCTCGGACTTGAGCGGGCAGACTATGACGCGGAGCATGCGGCCTGGAAAAAGGCCCGTGAGGAAGCCTTGTCAGCCAGCAAGAACAAGACCCGCGAAGCCAAGGCCCAAGCAATCAAGGCCCTTGGTCCGGAGCCCCTGGCGCCGATTGATCCGATGATGATTGCCCAAGAGCCGACCTATGAAGGGCTGGTGAAGTCGCTGGCGGATGGCTGGCCATCGATGGGACTGTTCTCGGATGAGGGCGGCCAGTTCCTGGGCGGGCACGCCATGAATGCCGACAACCTCGTCAAGACCGCTACCGGGCTTTCTGATCTATGGCAGGGCAATCCGATACGGCGCACCCGAAGCGGAGATGGCAGCTTTGTCCTGTATGGCCGGCGCGTGTCGCTGCATCTGATGTTCCAGCCGGTCCTGCTGGATCTGCTGTTTGGCAATGCCATCCTGGGGGGACAGGGTTTCAATGCCCGTATCCTGGCAGCCTATCCAGCTTCCACCATCGGCACCCGCCTATATCGCGCCATCGATCTGAACCAGGATCCCGTGATGCTGCGCTACTTCGCGCACATGATGCAGATCCTGGAAACGCCTTTGCCCTGGGAAGATCCCCAAGACCTGCGCCGTGGCCTGAAACAACGCGAGATTGTCCTGGCGCCTGATGCCATGGCGGCATGGATTCGCTTCCATGACCACATGGAGCGACTGAGCGCACCGGGCGCGGCCCTGGAGCCGATCAAGGCCCATGCGGCCAAGGCAGCCGAGCAGGCGGCCCGGCTGGCCGGCATCCTGGCCATGACAGAGAACCTGGATACCGGCGTGATCAGCAAATCCGCCATGCATGCGGGTATCAAGCTGATCCAGTTCTACGTCAATGAGGCCCTGCGGCTGCATCAGGGACGGGCAGATGATCCGGATATAGTCTTGGCGGAAAAGGTACTGGCCTGGGGACAGGCGCGGGGCGGACGCTTCGGGGCAACAGAGCTGTATCAGTTCGGCCCCAATGCCATCCGCGACAGTAAAACCGCTCTGCGGATCCTGAATCTTTTGGCTGACCACGGCCTGGCGCGGACCCTACCCGATGGCTGCGTCATCGATGGCAAGTCCTACAAGCACGCCTGGGAGGTCCGGCCATGAGCCTGTTCCCGCAATTCGATCCGGACCTGGACAGCATCCCTGCCGCTATTCTTGCTATTCCTGCTATTCCTGAGCACCCGAATAGCGAAAATAGCGGGAATAGCACGGACCCCGTACCCGTACCCGTACCCGCACCCGTACCTGTAACGACACCCGAAGACGCGGCAGCCATGCGCCTGTCTGCCATCGAATCCAGCGGCCTGGCGCTGCTGGTGAAGGTGGATGACGGTTACATGGTCTGGGCGAGTACCAAGGCCCGCATCCCTGATGAATGGGCGGACTACCCGCGCTTCACCATGGAAGAACTGCGACTGATCCCACCGGGCAACGGGCAGGCTGCACGGGATTGGCTGGCGCTCAAGCGGACGTTCCCGGCATCGACCATGCACCCGGTCAGCGAGGATGAGGCATCGACCACGCCACCGGCACCCGCGTTTGTCACCTGCGCCACCTGCCAGCACTACCAGGCCGGCGAGCGGGGCGGCATCGGCGCTTGTGCCATGCAGGAGGATCAACGCACCACGCCACCATCAGAACGCTATCCGGCAGGCCACCCTATCCAGCCGGCCCTGTATCCACATGCACGGCGCATCTGTTCTACCTGGGAGGCGCCATGAAGGCGATCTGCTGGCTATGGATAATGCGCCTGCTGGCCCTGGCGAGAATGGGCGGCTTATGAATAACTGGAGCAATACGCGCGCGCGTGCGCGAGGGAGCCGCGTAACAGCGGATGTAACAGCTAAACGCCAAGCACTGAGTGATTCACGCGGGCAGCACGGAGAACCTGACAAAACCTGACTTTGCAGCCTGCCTGAAAGCCTGGCGGGCGGGCTGCCTGTTGATAAAAGTTGACATTGGCACACACCAAAACGGGGCGGCTTAGGCTGCCCTGTTTCATTCAAGCACATGGTTAACACCTGGGTTAACACCGGCAACGACGAAAAAAGCCCGGCCTATACCGGCACCCGCACGCCTGAAATGCTGCCCTAACCTTCGGCACAACACTAACAAAAGCTAACAGCGGCGTGGCCGGGGGTCCTTGGCATCCTTGCCCACTACACGGGTGAGAGCAGCACGCACAAGCCCTAGCGCCATACCATCCAGCCGGACCTTTTAGTTTATTCCGGAATGCGCGGGGGTCCCCTTGGCGGCCTGGGGGTACACGGATGGCGACAGCCCGAGCTTCCACTATTCACCAGGCCAGCACAAAGCCGCTTCCGGTTCCGGTCGGCATCCCCATCCACCTGTTCAGCCTAGCAGCCGGCATCCCGCCTGATTCCTGACTTCGACGTCATACCCACCCGGCAGATAGACCTGAGAGCAGGCGGAAGCCAGCGGGGGGACCCTGCCCCATGGCCAGCACCACGGGGCGGCCATGCCGTGGTGAGCGGGACTTTTCCGGGCGCTAGGGGGTTGTTGTTGTTGAGGTCGGGGACCCTGACAGGCACCCAGCCACCACGGGCGCGGAAGGCCGTGGTTTACGGCTAAATTCCGGGTTTCCCGTTTGATTGTTTTCAAGTTGCACGGCAGCGGCGAGCCTGGCCAGCAAGGGGACCCTGGACGGGATAGACGTCACCACGGGGCACTGAGGGCGCGGATTGCGCCAGTTTTCCGGCCAGTGCATATGCTCCACCACCAGGCGGCATCGATGCAGGCGGACATTGAGCTGGCGGCCTGGGCACCCTGAGCATGGACAGCCCTGGGGAGGGGGGGATCAAATCTCTAGGACTTCATGCCGGCATGACCGCGCGCCTCACCAGATTTCTACACCCGCGAAATTAAAAATTCGGGCGGATGCCGGGCGGGCGACCTGAGCACTGCGGGACCGCCTAGCGGCTGCCAATGGTAAACGTGGTGGTAAACGTGGAGACCGGAAAAGCAAAAGGCCGGCTAGGCCGGCCCTTCTAACTACTTGATTTAATTGGTCGGGGCGAGAGGATTTGAACCTCCGACCACCTGAACCCCATTCAGGTGCGCTACCAGGCTGCGCTACGCCCCGCCGAGAGCGAAGCATTTAATCATAGGCCCCAGGCAAGGTCAAGGGAACCCGCGTGACTGCTGGCATTCATGAGCGGCACAGGTCCAGGATTTCCTGCAACTGACGGCGAACGGCCGCCAGGTCCGGCATCCGCGCGGATTGCGTCCCCTGGGAGAGGGAGTCTGCCTGCAGACGATCACGGGCGCCCTGGATCGTAAATCCCTGATTGTACAACAAGTCCCGGATCTGGCGGGCAAGAAGAATATCGGCTTCCCTGTAATAACGCCGGTTGCCGCGGCGCTTCACGGGTGAAAGCACCGGGAATTCCTGTTCCCAGTAACGAAGTACATGCGCCTTGACGCCGCACAGATCCGCCGCCTCGCCAATGCTGAAGTAGAGTTTGGCAGGTATCGGCGGCAGGGCGGCCTTATTCCTCTCCGGAATCTCCATTGACACGCGCCTTTAGCTTGTTGCTCGCTCGGAAGCTTAC
Encoded here:
- a CDS encoding MerR family transcriptional regulator, with the translated sequence MEIPERNKAALPPIPAKLYFSIGEAADLCGVKAHVLRYWEQEFPVLSPVKRRGNRRYYREADILLARQIRDLLYNQGFTIQGARDRLQADSLSQGTQSARMPDLAAVRRQLQEILDLCRS
- a CDS encoding YfjI family protein; protein product: MSVSSMSYDEIRARLAPNEEPTNGEDWPEALPLRREMPEGDPYPLDVLPGVLKGAATRMHESIQAPLALIGQSILGGAVLAVQGHANVSIDGRRFPLSLFLGTIAESGERKTACDNAALAPHRKREKDLKDELGLERADYDAEHAAWKKAREEALSASKNKTREAKAQAIKALGPEPLAPIDPMMIAQEPTYEGLVKSLADGWPSMGLFSDEGGQFLGGHAMNADNLVKTATGLSDLWQGNPIRRTRSGDGSFVLYGRRVSLHLMFQPVLLDLLFGNAILGGQGFNARILAAYPASTIGTRLYRAIDLNQDPVMLRYFAHMMQILETPLPWEDPQDLRRGLKQREIVLAPDAMAAWIRFHDHMERLSAPGAALEPIKAHAAKAAEQAARLAGILAMTENLDTGVISKSAMHAGIKLIQFYVNEALRLHQGRADDPDIVLAEKVLAWGQARGGRFGATELYQFGPNAIRDSKTALRILNLLADHGLARTLPDGCVIDGKSYKHAWEVRP
- a CDS encoding DUF7146 domain-containing protein, which codes for MMQTTKKAGPARPALSSYHPAALSKLYASTNHNNSRIDAATVKSRIDPRTYYAGELIEAPVSRWRGEGWNDAGLCPFHADNRAGSFRVHLGSGAYDCFACNAKGGDLIAFHMHKHGLGFADALKDLSGTPVARTPAPRIETRPKPAESPESRRGRYQRMMQAARPIEASDPAACYLHARGLRLASFPRMLRHAPALSYRHADDSKTFHPAMLAAVQGPDGRLVSIHRTYLTADGAKAPVPEPKKLMPAIAEGATTGAAIRLHPVQDDRLIVAEGIETALALHMLTGRPAWACVSAPGLASVILPPQAREIIIGADLDRSATGEKAARTLRERLRAEGRSVHILMPSKAHLERMVALKGAMPKSCDWADVLNMEVGA